The nucleotide window CCCACACGCCAGGTACCGGCGCCCGAGAGGGGAGGGTCCCCGGGCAGAGCATCCCCCCATGGTGCAGCATCCCAGGGAACAGGGATGCTACTTGGACCAGCCGAGCGGTGGCCGGCCCAGTATCAGGGATGGTAGCCCACCTTGTTTGAAGTTGTCGAGGTTCCTGAACTCCACCAGCGTGTTCCCGTAGTAGTAGTTGGTGACGTAGATCCGCTCCTCCCGGGCCAGGGGGTCCTTCATCCAGGCCCCCTCGTTGCGCCCATAGGTGTTCTGGGTGGTGGGCCCCGAGATGGTGGACAGCGTGTCCTTGCAGCGCCCTGCGTGGGCAGAGAAAGGCTCACAAGGCTTGAGGCAAGGCGGCCAcgctctccctgctcctgcagggaGCCTCACGCTCCCCGTCCTCCAGCCCCTTGCCCACCCGGCAGGTACCCCCGCTGCCTGAGCCTGGGCTCAGCCTCACAAGGCCCACCGGTGCTGGCCAGATTCTGCAAACAGCTCCCCACAGCCTCAGCCATGTCCGTGCCCCAGCTGAGGCTGCTGCCTGTCTCAGATCCATCTCCAGGGAGGCCTCTTtctgccctgcccagcccctcaAACTGGGAGGAGACTACGGTAGGTTCCAGAGTTAACAAGCAAGTAAACGTGGCACCCCAGTAAAGTGCTGTCCAGCCACCATCTCCATGACACCTCCCGCCTGTGACCAAATCCAGGTGTGCTGCGCTTAGCAGGACACACTGTAGGCACGAGCCAGCCCCCACGCACACAACTGGATCGGTGCAGGACCTGCAGGCACTCACCAATGATGTTCCTgatgtcctcctcctccagggcCTGCTTCGGGGTGGCGGGGATGGTGGGGCTGACTGGCGTTGCGGGGGTGCTCACCTGTCCCCAAGCTCCTGGGCTGGTCTCCGGGGCAGGGCTCGTCCCCACATCCCTCGAGGCCCCGGCGGTGGTGGCcacggcagggctggggactgTGGTGGCGGCTGTGGGCAGGGTCTCCACGGCCGTGGCCACCACTGTGCTGGCCAAGGCTGCCGGTGGCTGCGGggtctcctcctctgccagccccGCCGGGGCAGTCGTGGTCTCCGGGGTGGGGGTCAGCCGGCTCACAGCGGTGGGATCTGGCGCGGGCCCCGTGGACGTGGCAGGGGACAAGGGCACCGTGGCCGTCGCGGCAGCGTCGGCGGCCGGCGGGGTGGTGGGGTCGCTCCCGGGGGTGGGCGGCCATCCCACCGGGGAGGGCGGCCATCCCACCGGGGAGGGCTTCCTCACGCCGtcccccaccctgctgctgggtCTCAGGAGCTGGTCCTCAATCAGCAGGTCCACCGTGTTGTCCCCGCTGAACAGCTCGTCTGCTGCCAAACACAGGCACGGGCGTCAGCCCCACAGCGAGCGGCAGCAGGTCCCCTGCGGCCCTTCTGCGCTTGCCCCACCGCTCTGGCTCCGCTGCCCGCTTCTCCAGGCTGCCTTGTACTAAATCCACCTGGTTTCCCTCTTCATTTCCAGCTGGAGACGGGCTGTGTGAACTGCAGGGGCTGACGGTGCCCACGTTAAGAGGTCAGTGAGACCCCATCACAGCCGCGTCCACCACCCCAGGccgggcaggggaggaggtgacGGAGAGCAACTCAGTCCTGCCGGCTCCCAGAGATGGGGCAGGATGGAGACACAGCTGCAGCACCCAGCCAGATCCCACCCGCCTAACCCAGGCTGCCAAAGTGGGTGCCTCACCCAGGGGACAGGGACCGCGTGGGCTCCCCGGCCACCACGGGTGCCCTTTGCTCCTCCTCATCTCCGGGATGTCACGAGCCCACGCACGGTCGTGCCGGCCAACCTGGCTGCTGAGCCGGCTTTGCAGAGGAAGGGCTCTTGCCTTGTTTGCCCGCGCTGCCAGGCGCTGCCGGTCCCCGGGGGCTCGGCTCCTGCTCTCGCCATGGCCGGAGCCGTGAGCAGCACCCTGCTGAGCCGTAGGGCAGCCAGCGACAGCTCCGAGCTGCCTCCCACCACCCCGACCACTGCACAAACCTCCCGGGATGCCATCGGGCAGGCGGATCTGCAGGACTAACGTATGTAATTAATAAACTTGCATTTACTTTCTGGAAAGGTGTTGGTGCTGGGTGTTTGAAACTGTAGCAGTGACCTATTTCCTTAGCTACCAGGGATTTTCCATGGAATAACACCGCCGCCCTGCTCCCCTGCGCAGGGCTCAAAGGCTGGATGCCGCCTCGCTGCTTCCAGCGGTGCGGTACCAATCGTCCCACCGCCTCCTGCCTCCAAGCCCTCCTCTCCACGGTGACCCCACAAGCTTTGCCCACAGGTTCCCGGGGGGCAAGGCAGGACTCGGGGGCAAGCGCTGGCTTTGCTAAGGGATGCAGCCAGCCATCCCGCCGGACACGGCTGCAAACCCAACTCACGCTGCTCCTCGATGTCGTTCTCCGACTCGGTGGACTGGGCTTTGTAGTAGGTGACCCCTCGGACGATGGTGGGCTTGGAAGGCGGCCGGCTCCTCACGTGCAGCTTCCTTTGCAAGAGCTGCTTGGGCTTCTCGTCCTCCGGAGAGAGGTGCAGCTCCGGGAGGGACTCGACGGAGTTGATCTGCTGGGAGATGGTTTCATCTTTCAGGAATCTTTCTTCGTATTTGCCCTGGAAGAGACGCAGAAGGTTGTTAGGGGATGAGTCAGGGCAGCCGCATTTTGGGGGGCCGGGCAGGTCAGGCCGGCCAGCCGAGTGTTGGGTAGGAGACTCcatcctccctcctttctcagGGTCACTCTCCGTCCCTTCTGCTGTGGGAAACACTCCAGGAGACAGCGGGGGGTGGCAGAGCGGCGTTGCCTCTGCCTGACCTTGGTGCCACTCTGCAGACCCAGGACTCGGTGCTCAATAAGGCGCAGGCTGAGGGATGCAGGACGAGTGGGCAGAGTGGGGGGACCCCAGGGTGGCACGAGCAGGGCACACCCCTCGCTGCAACCGCCCTCACGGCCACTCACCAGACAACCCCTTGCACGCCAGGGACCGCTGCCGGCAGCTGATCTGTAAAGAGCACGCAACGTGCATCAAGCTTTGGTAGAGCAGAGAGGCTGAAGGCGTATTCCCAGCAGGACCGGGAacccccccggggcaggggcagggaccGGGAACCCCGTGCTGAGGCAGCCACCAGCTGCCGCAGCTCATGCCTGAAGGATTTCATCTCATTAAAGGAAATCGGAAAGACAGCCCGAAGGTTGAAGCGGTGCCCATTTGGCTGAGAAGACAGGCCCAGGGTTCCTTCGCAGCCCTGCCGCAATTAACAGCGAGAAAAGGGGAACATTGGGAAATGAGGTCACTCAGGGTAATAAAAGCCCTGCACTTCGCTCTCCTGCCTGGCCGGGGCTGGCTCCTCTCCAGCGGGCAGCGGAGCCCCTGCTCAGGTTACGGCCcggggagcaggggagaggggctgggaacGCTGCCGGACACCCTCTGTCCCCGGGCACAGCTCTCCCTGGAGCAGAGCGCGCTGGCACGTCACGGTTGGTGCCATTTGCCCACCCGCCGACCCGCAGCGCATGCGTGGGAGCCCACCCTTCTCCCCACCGGGGCTCCCACCCCTGCGTAGGACCCGCCAACGCCTGCTCTCCGTGTCAGGGGGGCCATGCGCAGGCTGTCCTCACCCCCAGGAGCTGAGCACCTCTGTCTGGAGCTGGAAATGATGCGGCAACTGCTCCCCCCATCCCCGACACCTCCTTTTGCCCTGTAGAGGGGACCCTGCGGTGAAGGCAGGATGCTCCAGGAGCCAGCCAGCATGGATCAGAGCAGCACGAGGCCACCCGAGATTGCATCACCGAAGCAGCAAGGGGGTCAGGACACCCCAGGCAGGCCTTTTCCCAAATCACCTCTCTCTGGGGTTCCACAGAAACCGCTGCCCCAGGCAGAGGACGTCCCCACACCGGGCAGACCCCGCAGGGACCCCCGCAGGGACCCCCGCAGTACCGGAGCCAGCGGGATGCCCAAGCCTCTGCCCGGAGCCCACCCGGTGCAGggcctggctggggaggggtAATTGCCCGGGAGGGAGGGCGACAGATTGTCCCTCCACCGAGCCCCCAAGCCCTGCTAATCAAAGGCTCCGAGTTTCCCAGCGCTTCCCAGCCGGCCCCGCAATGACATCACTCTTTCCGAGCAGCACGGCCGCCGCTGACCTCGAAAACCAACAACCCCACGGGAAGGGGGGAGGCCCAGGGAGCAGCCGCCTGCTCCTGTTCCCTCCTACAGCCCGGCGGCAGCTGGTCTGCGCCGAGAGAagcaggctggagctggaggcacGGAAACGGGGTCGGCCAAGCGGAGAAGAAAATAACCCTGGGCCGGTGGCCTGGCGGGGGCCACATCCAGGAGACACCCTCTGGGCTGGCTTGCACGGCGGCAGCGAGCTCGAGCCGTGCGACCCGCTTGGGCGGTCATACCTCTGCATGTGTGTAGGCAGCCTCGGCGTCGCGCTGCAGCGAGCTCTCAATGTCGGCAAGGCTGTTGGTGATGAGGCTGGAGCAGTTCTCCCTGCCCCTGCGGTGGGGATCCTGCAGACCTTCCTCCACGTTGGCTCCTGTCTCGTGGCCTTCCTGCATGAAGTTCCCGGACATGCCCTAGAAAAGCAAGAGAGGAGACTTTACCCCACGTGAAGACAAGGGATGCTCCACGGCCCCCACACCACAGCCCAGGAGCCAGCGAGCTCTGTGCTCCCATCCTGGGCTCACAGCTGGGCTTCTCCATGGAGCTGGCACTTCAGCTGCTAAGAAGGTGCCCCTGACCCCAGTGGGATCCAGAAACCCCATCCCTGGTGTGCACATCCCAGATCCGCTCTTTGCACAGGGCCCCATGGAGGGCGAGAGTGGCCCTGAGGTTCTTCAACACCCATCTTCAGCCATGCCCACCGGTTCgtagaaggaagaggaaaagacaagCTAAAACACCTAAAGTCCCAGCCTCGCGTCCTTTGCTTATGGCAGCGAGTTCATCTCCCATTTATTAATCCCCCTTTCCTAGCAGGGTCCCGTCCTGGCTGGCCGCTGCCTGCCTGACCCCCGAGGCAAGTCCTCGAGGCCGGCAGCCCACTTGTCTGGTTTCTGTTCTCCCGGtcctgccccgctgcccggcCACGCAGCGCCGGCACTCGAGGACcgctcctccccaccaccctctgctcccacagaagagagggagaatttggggagaggaagagagccAGTGACCCTCAGAGAGCTGTCCTGGGAgcgggagggagctggggctggctgcgACTCACTGGGCAGCCCAGGGCAGGCAAAACCCTTTGCCCTTCTCAGCCCCCACAACCATAGGCACACCTTGTATCCAAGGGGTTGTTGCAGCGTCTGCTTATCACTCCTTGGTCTTTCTCATCTTCAATGGCAACTGCTTTGAATAGGTGCCACATCAACTAAAGCATTTTTGCAGAGAGACTGGGGGCGGTTCCCCCTGATACTTCATTTTCAATCTGTCCTGCCATTAATTTCTCCTAAAACCCACCGTGACCTCCATCTGCGACCTGAAAATCGCCAGCTGATGCAACAGCTGCAAGCtaaagacaaagcagagaagCTGCCTCGCTTAGAGGAGGACCAAATATTcggggtttccttccccttacCGGCACCGTTTGTGTCAAATACCTTGTTATACTGGAAACAACTCGCAATACCTTCTCATGTCTGCAAAAATATCATCCTGAGCTCGGTTAACCCCCAA belongs to Aquila chrysaetos chrysaetos chromosome 12, bAquChr1.4, whole genome shotgun sequence and includes:
- the OLFML2B gene encoding LOW QUALITY PROTEIN: olfactomedin-like protein 2B (The sequence of the model RefSeq protein was modified relative to this genomic sequence to represent the inferred CDS: deleted 1 base in 1 codon); the encoded protein is MARPLPLLLCLAALGAGCRAGSPPNPAGTAGPSAEPLQDEADNQENILSQLLGDYDKVKAVSEGSDCRCKCLVRPLGRGACQRINEGAFKAEDFYTVETITSGPSCKCACVAPPSALNPCEGDFRLKKLREAESSDLKLSSIVEMLESAFYGLDLLKLHSVTTKLVGRVEKLEEGMSGNFMQEGHETGANVEEGLQDPHRRGRENCSSLITNSLADIESSLQRDAEAAYTHAEGKYEERFLKDETISQQINSVESLPELHLSPEDEKPKQLLQRKLHVRSRPPSKPTIVRGVTYYKAQSTESENDIEEQPDELFSGDNTVDLLIEDQLLRPSSRVGDGVRKPSPVGWPPSPVGWPPTPGSDPTTPPAADAAATATVPLSPATSTGPAPDPTAVSRLTPTPETTTAPAGLAEEETPQPPAALASTVVATAVETLPTAATTVPSPAVATTAGASRDVGTSPAPETSPGAWGQVSTPATPVSPTIPATPKQALEEEDIRNIIGRCKDTLSTISGPTTQNTYGRNEGAWMKDPLAREERIYVTNYYYGNTLVEFRNLDNFKQGRWSNSYKLPYSWIGTGHVVYNGSFYYNRAFTRNIIKYDLKQRYVAAWAMLHDVAYEESTPWRWRGHSDVDFAVDENGLWVIYPAISYEGFNQEVIVLSKLNAADLSTQKETTWRTGLRKNFYGNCFVICGVLYAVDSYNKRNANISYAFDTHTNTQIIPRLLFENEYAYTTQIDYNPKDRLLYAWDNGHQVTYHVIFAY